One window of the Colletotrichum lupini chromosome 9, complete sequence genome contains the following:
- a CDS encoding integral peroxisomal membrane peroxin, whose translation MTATLSDTPWLVHMSTPKAHRGADADSGNDPSQGSGFDGNPSGAPPTYATFSPVTLAATTPSRSSRQSTIIVHQKSPLLLATPPQITRALAYSHPFLLPLNKLAGLLTWTTDDPWESFLLLASFWAIVLYGDVVVRMAGPIVIVLTLILGMYGRRFSPLSSSGWTEPASKDPGGAQNTGGGAAAGKAQKSAPKSSTTTNTTKGHQRGESEATNTRHQKTLDEIVETLKEFTGRCNLLLEPLLELTDFLSTQRTPTSATTRPALTTLFVRILFCTPFWMALTLPPLRIITTRRVALLFGTLVLTWHARFLRVARTLLWRSATIRRTAALVTGLTFEKPVKAVPVQITAAENGKVQAKPAASELTKALRKQSHRHGNNATSKDAGVKFTFIIYENQRRWVGLGWTQSMFAYERSAWTDEHNNPVPSRDTFELPEVEDGSNMRWRWVERSKWRVDGVPDDGTEPIDYDGEPGKNGWIYYDNKWQNGRRGSDGWGRWTRRRKWYRDAELVEVSEDEMAHELDASQAPSSARPGSPTTGPPGPALTTQRYSTLEEKMVSPTHSAQDLTLSDKDLEREKDDTASTLSTSSGGRSFFKAPSLRRKVTDKSVASKADKEQDRSRRASEAKSEEEAAALGLKLNLALQGKEGGQWGIGDEARMSLE comes from the exons ATGACAGCAACGCTAAGC GATACGCCCTGGCTAGTCCACATGTCGACCCCAAAGGCCCACCGCGGCGCCGATGCCGACTCCGGAAACGATCCCTCCCAGGGCTCCGGCTTCGACGGCAACCCCTCCGGCGCGCCGCCCACCTACGCGACCTTCTCCCCCGTCACCCTCGCCGCGACCACTCCAAGCCGATCCTCCCGCCAGTCCACCATCATCGTCCATCAGAAATCTCCCCTCCTCCTAGCCACGCCGCCACAGATCACCCGCGCATTAGCATACTCGCATCCCTTTCTCCTGCCCCTCAATAAGCTTGCCGGGCTGTTGACATGGACGACCGACGATCCGTGGGAGAGCTTCCTCCTGCTGGCATCCTTCTGGGCCATTGTCCTCTATGGCGACGTCGTTGTGCGCATGGCGGGGCCGATCGTCATTGTCCTGACATTGATACTGGGGATGTATGGCAGACGCTTCAGTCCGCTGAGCAGTAGTGGGTGGACAGAGCCAGCTTCCAAGGACCCTGGCGGCGCGCAGAACACCGGAGGAGGTGCAGCCGCGGGCAAGGCACAGAAGTCGGCACCCAAGAGCAGCACGACTACGAACACAACAAAGGGTCACCAACGAGGCGAATCAGAGGCAACGAACACAAGGCACCAAAAGACACTGGACGAGATTGTCGAGACACTGAAGGAGTTCACTGGGCGATGTAACCTCTTGCTGGAGCCGCTTCTCGAATTGACCGACTTTCTGAGCACTCAACGAACCCCTACGTCTGCCACAACACGACCAGCCTTGACGACGCTGTTCGTGCGCATCCTGTTCTGTACGCCTTTCTGGATGGCCTTGACGCTCCCACCATTACGCATCATCACAACTCGACGAGTGGCTCTGCTTTTCGGCACCCTGGTGCTTACATGGCATGCTAGATTCCTGCGAGTCGCCCGGACGCTGTTATGGCGCAGCGCCACAATCCGAAGGACGGCAGCCTTAGTCACGGGCTTAACATTTGAGAAGCCTGTCAAGGCCGTTCCTGTCCAGATCACCGCGGCAGAGAATGGCAAAGTGCAGGCCAAGCCGGCAGCATCGGAGCTCACCAAGGCGCTGCGCAAGCAGTCTCACAGGCATGGCAACAATGCCACGAGCAAGGATGCAGGTGTCAAGTTcacctttattatatacgagaaCCAGCGACGATGGGTGGGCTTGGGCTGGACACAGAGCATGTTTGCCTACGAACGGTCGGCATGGACTGATGAACATAATAACCCTGTGCCGTCACGAGACACGTTTGAGCTGCCCGAGGTGGAGGATGGTAGTAACATGCGCTGGCGGTGGGTGGAAAGGAGCAAGTGGAGGGTTGACGGGGTCCCAGACGACGGAACTGAACCCATTGACTATGACGGGGAACCTGGGAAGAATGGATGGATCTACTACGACAACAAG TGGCAAAACGGACGCCGCGGCTCGGACGGATGGGGGCGTTGGACACGGCGGAGAAAGTGGTACCGCGACGCCGAGCTGGTGGAGGTTTCGGAGGACGAAATGGCGCACGAACTGGACGCCTCACAAGCACCGAGCTCTGCCCGGCCGGGCTCGCCCACAACAGGTCCCCCGGGTCCCGCCTTGACGACGCAGAGGTACAGCACGCTCGAAGAAAAGATGGTTTCCCCTACACACTCGGCGCAAGACCTGACCCTATCAGATAAGGACCTAGAAAGAGAAAAGGACGACACGGCTTCCACTCTCTCGACGAGCTCGGGCGGACGATCATTTTTCAAAGCGCCGTCATTACGACGAAAGGTGACGGATAAGAGCGTCGCCAGCAAAGCCGACAAGGAGCAGGACCGCAGTCGTAGGGCGAGCGAGGCCAAGAGCGAAGAGGAAGCTGCGGCGCTGGGACTCAAGTTGAACCTCGCTTTACAGGGTAAGGAGGGTGGGCAATGGGGAATCGGCGATGAGGCCAGAATGAGTTTGGAGTAA
- a CDS encoding methyltransferase domain-containing protein — MTSIVGRARGGDPLQSLRILNPYPGIFAYYDGRTGERFASDQPNWLDDGAFTLGVSTYSIIDGNEAIIYDSHITPDHAGAVMRHVQSQGVTKMSVVISHFHNDHIAGTEVFSKGGATIVGHEITARTVKRNTQDLASDSPAIVAVPPTELYTGKKEMKVGNLSVELHNFQIHTPDGTILYIPSKQLIFAGDTVEDTATFIADAKSLPMHQMELQRMATFPISKILPAHGEPNRIAMGGYNSTFTNATLRYIAAMTEDVPEPAAWNQPLSQVVDADVKGGDLIYFAQYEEYPNGTIQGRVLPPHTDQYKRPPTRTETENPEPTTGPSFTMPSIRNTASDVPDMNLYKLSRVHRTLDKLKEKNEWEAEDTKSFDCMHYLGDSAIETAAKSLGLQAGERVLDIGSGFGGTGRYLYRHFDATTAGIELQKEIHDIAQTINAKSGAEANATSTNGNFLKLDPAEMGAPFDHIVSFLCILHIPEREALFKKAHSVLKPRGKMYIEDFFARTSLDAKTLEVLRSSVSCPDLPDKEHYIAELEKAGFEVTDWVDMSTIWTDFVHERAEAYKKDPSIDADLTAFYDAVDEVFSGGQVGGTRITCQRK; from the exons ATGACAAGCATCGTTGGAAGAGCCAGAGGAGGAGATCCGTTACAGAGTCTCCGCATTCTGAATCCCTATCCGGGCATATTTGCTTATTATGATGGGCGTACTGGAGAGCGTTTCGCTTCCGACCAGCCCAATTGGCTCGATGATGGCGCGTTCACGCTGGGAGTATCGACATATTCCATCATCGACGGCAACGAGGCCATCATATACGACTCTCACATTACTCCCGACCATGCAGGTGCTGTAATGCGTCATGTTCAGAGCCAAGGTGTCACCAAGATGTCGGTGGTGATCAGTCACTTTCACAATGATCACATTGCTGGCACTGAAGTTTTCTCTAAAGGGGGAGCCACAATTGTCGGACATGAAATCACGGCCCGGACAGTGAAGAGGAATACGCAGGACCTTGCTTCTGATAGCCCAGCCATTGTTGCTGTGCCCCCTACGGAGCTCTACACTGGGAAGAAGGAGATGAAGGTGGGCAACCTCTCTGTTGAGTTGCACAATTTCCAAATTCACACTCCTGATGGAACTATCCTTTACATCCCTTCGAAGCAGCTGATCTTCGCCGGTGATACTGTGGAGGATACGGCGACCTTCATCGCTGATGCCAAGAGCTTGCCGATGCATCAGATGGAGCTTCAACGAATGGCGACTTTCCCTATCTCGAAGATCCTGCCTGCACATGGAGAGCCAAACAGGATTGCCATGGGTGGCTACAACTCAACTTTCACCAATGCAACACTTCGGTACATTGCTGCGATGACAGAGGATGTGCCGGAGCCAGCAGCTTGGAACCAACCTTTGTCTCAGGTTGTTGATGCAGACGTCAAAGGCGGGGACTTGATATACTTCGCGCAATACGAGGAA TATCCCAACGGCACCATTCAAGGGCGCGTGCTACCTCCTCATACGGACCAGTACAAAAGGCCA CCGACCAGAACCGAGACCGAGAACCCCGAACCAACTACCGGCCCCTCATTCACCATGCCGTCAATTCGCAATACTGCCTCCGATGTCCCGGACATGAACCTCTACAAGCTCAGCCGGGTTCACCGCACGCTTGACAAATTAAAGGAGAAGAACGAATGGGAGGCAGAAGACACAAAGTCCTTTGACTGCATGCACTACCTGGGCGATAGTGCGATCGAAACGGCTGCCAAGTCTTTGGGCCTGCAAGCCGGGGAGCGGGTGCTCGATATCGGATCCGGGTTCGGTGGCACGGGCAGATACCTCTACCGACACTTCGATGCTACGACAGCTGGCATTGAGCTGCAAAAGGAGATTCACGATATTGCTCAGACAATTAACGCAAAATCGGGTGCTGAGGCAAATGCGACATCCACTAACGGCAACTTCCTCAAACTCGACCCAGCTGAAATGGGTGCGCCGTTTGACCACATCGTCTCATTCCTGTGCATTCTGCATATCCCAGAACGAGAAGCCCTGTTCAAGAAAGCACACAGCGTCCTCAAGCCAAGAGGCAAGATGTACATTGAAGACTTCTTTGCCCGAACATCTCTGGACGCCAAGACTCTCGAGGTCTTGAGAAGCTCGGTTTCCTGTCCGGACTTGCCTGACAAAGAGCATTACATTGCAGAGCTCGAGAAAGCTGGGTTCGAGGTCACTGACTGGGTTGATATGTCAACCATCTGGACAGACTTCGTGCATGAGCGTGCTGAAGCCTACAAGAAAGATCCGTCGATAGATGCTGATCTCACCGCATTCTATGATGCCGTTGATGAAGTGTTCTCTGGAGGCCAGGTCGGAGGCACCCGAATTACATGTCAAAGAAAGTAA